A single genomic interval of Hevea brasiliensis isolate MT/VB/25A 57/8 chromosome 4, ASM3005281v1, whole genome shotgun sequence harbors:
- the LOC110648700 gene encoding leucine-rich repeat extensin-like protein 3: protein MKRKIQILPFFTYFFTLICLFLSTNADLTESSRPAYIRHNQRKLLSSKEKFKVRDQVTLPSLTFENPRLQNAYIALQAWKQTIISDPMNVTSNWAGSDVCNYTSIFCWSAPDDSSIQTVAGIDLNQGDIAGQLVEELGLLTDLAFFHINSNRFCGRIPKSLKKLKLLYELDLSNNRFAGRFPSVVLDLPELKYLDLRFNEFEGNVPRELFDKNLDAIFINNNRFAFELPDNFGNSPVSVIVLANNKFHGCLPASLGNMSKTLNEVILANNGLHSCLPKEIGLLKKLEVFDASYNKLVGVLPDALRGMKRLEQLDVSHNMFLGTIPKSLCMLPNLRNFSFAYNFISGEPLVCLTLEDFDDSRNCLRDTPMQRSRLQCKMFLSRPLVDCKAFNCHKFQPSPPVSPPLPPPVYSPPLPPPSSPPPPIYPPPPPPAVHSPPPLPPSSPPPPIYSPPPPPVHSPPPPLLSSPPPPIYSPPPPPVHSPPPPPRSSPPPLIYSPPPPLPSPPPPPPPSPSPLLPPPPVHSPPPLLSPPPSLPPPPPPSPPLIHKPPPPPAPVYNGPFPPIIGAPYASPPPPPFY, encoded by the coding sequence ATGAAGAGAAAGATTCAGATTCTTCCATTCTTTACTTACTTCTTTACTCTCATTTGCCTCTTTCTTTCTACCAATGCAGATCTTACAGAGTCATCAAGACCAGCATATATTAGACACAATCAAAGAAAGCTTTTGAGTTCCAAAGAGAAATTTAAAGTACGGGATCAAGTAACCTTGCCTTCCCTTACCTTTGAAAACCCAAGACTCCAAAATGCTTACATTGCCCTCCAAGCATGGAagcaaaccatcatctctgatccaATGAACGTAACTTCCAATTGGGCGGGATCCGACGTTTGTAACTACACCAGCATCTTTTGCTGGTCTGCTCCTGACGATTCATCTATTCAAACAGTTGCTGGGATCGATCTAAATCAAGGCGacattgctggtcaattggttgAAGAGCTAGGACTCCTTACAGACCTGGCATTTTTCCATATCAATTCCAACAGATTCTGTGGAAGAATCCCAAAAAGTTTGAAGAAATTGAAACTCCTTTACGAGCTAGATCTAAGCAACAATCGTTTTGCAGGAAGGTTTCCTTCTGTAGTTCTTGATTTGCCAGAGCTCAAGTACCTTGACCTTCGATTCAATGAGTTCGAAGGTAACGTTCCAAGGGAGCTATTTGATAAGAATCTGGATGCAATATTTATAAACAATAATAGGTTTGCTTTCGAGTTGCCTGACAATTTTGGTAACTCACCAGTATCTGTTATTGTTCTTGCAAACAACAAGTTCCATGGATGCCTTCCTGCAAGTCTTGGAAACATGTCGAAAACTTTGAATGAAGTGATCTTAGCGAACAATGGGCTACATTCATGTCTGCCTAAGGAGATAGGATTGCTTAAGAAATTGGAGGTTTTTGACGCAAGTTATAACAAGCTGGTGGGTGTGTTGCCTGATGCATTAAGAGGAATGAAGAGGTTGGAGCAGCTTGATGTGTCTCATAATATGTTCTTGGGAACTATTCCCAAGAGCTTGTGCATGCTTCCCAATTTGCGAAATTTCAGCTTTGCTTATAACTTCATCAGTGGTGAGCCACTCGTGTGCTTGACATTGGAGGATTTTGATGATAGCAGGAATTGTTTAAGAGATACGCCAATGCAGAGATCTCGTTTGCAATGTAAAATGTTCTTGTCTAGACCACTAGTTGATTGTAAAGCTTTCAATTGTCACAAGTTTCAGCCTTCTCCACCTGTGTCACCACCACTTCCCCCGCCTGTTTATTCACCTCCCCTACCACCACCTTCCTCTCCTCCACCACCTATATATCCCCCTCCACCTCCACCAGCTGTTCATTCCCCTCCCCCATTGCCACCTTCCTCTCCGCCACCGCCTATATATTCGCCTCCACCTCCACCAGTTCATTCCCCTCCCCCACCGCTACTTTCCTCTCCTCCACCACCTATTTATTCGCCTCCACCTCCACCAGTTCATTCCCCTCCCCCACCGCCACGTTCCTCTCCTCCACCACTAATTTATTCCCCTCCCCCTCCTCTTCCATCTccacctccaccaccaccaccatcccCTTCCCCTCTTCTTCCACCTCCACCAGTTCATTCGCCTCCACCATTGCTATCACCACCACCATcgctgccaccaccaccacctccatcacctccactAATTCATAAACCACCACCGCCGCCAGCTCCAGTATATAATGGTCCATTTCCACCAATTATTGGCGCCCCATATGCATCTCCACCACCGCCACCATTTTATTGA